One region of Stigmatella erecta genomic DNA includes:
- a CDS encoding YbhB/YbcL family Raf kinase inhibitor-like protein yields the protein MLRGRPGERAGEARLAQHRLGLSRVAPLVVMSPAFVKGGRIPVPYTEDGGGLSPPLRWGAGPEGTRSYVVWMEDPDAPTPEPFVHWLVAGLGAERDGLPEGIPALGTDVAVQGRNSFLREGYIGCAPPRGDLPHRYHVQVLALDRELELEPGFGRQELFRAVRGHVLGFGETVGIYSRPG from the coding sequence ATGCTGCGCGGACGTCCGGGGGAGCGGGCGGGAGAAGCGCGGCTCGCGCAGCACCGGCTCGGCCTGAGCCGCGTGGCCCCGCTGGTGGTGATGAGCCCCGCGTTCGTGAAGGGCGGCCGCATTCCCGTGCCCTACACGGAGGATGGTGGAGGGCTCAGTCCGCCGCTCCGGTGGGGCGCGGGCCCCGAGGGCACCCGCTCCTATGTGGTGTGGATGGAGGATCCCGACGCGCCCACGCCCGAGCCGTTCGTGCACTGGCTCGTCGCGGGGCTGGGCGCCGAGCGGGACGGGCTGCCCGAGGGCATTCCGGCGCTCGGCACGGATGTGGCGGTGCAGGGCCGCAACAGCTTCCTGCGCGAGGGCTACATCGGGTGTGCGCCGCCCCGGGGAGACCTTCCCCACCGCTACCATGTCCAGGTGCTGGCGCTCGACCGGGAGCTCGAGCTCGAGCCGGGCTTTGGACGCCAGGAGCTCTTCCGGGCCGTGCGGGGCCACGTGCTAGGGTTTGGCGAGACCGTGGGAATCTATTCGCGTCCCGGGTGA
- a CDS encoding DUF2911 domain-containing protein produces MKTLLGCACAVLMTLAASPALAQLALPPASPSSKVTQVVGLTEISVDYASPAVKGRKIWGGLVPWDQVWRTGANAATKITFGNDVTFGGKPVPAGTYAVVTIPTEKGWTVVLNKELGLFGGGKSYDAKDDVVRVSATVSEIPARERLTFLFSNTTDDQTSLDLEWEKLRVSVPVQVKTAELAQQNIKAAVENSWRSLANAGRYVADSSKDYPTALKYLDNSLAIQSHWYNNWLKADVLARSGKYAEARKFAQTSWDLGQKDGGNFFFKDTVAKALADWKGKK; encoded by the coding sequence ATGAAGACACTTCTCGGCTGCGCATGCGCTGTTCTGATGACCCTCGCCGCCTCGCCCGCGCTGGCGCAGCTCGCGCTGCCCCCCGCGAGCCCGTCGTCGAAGGTGACGCAGGTGGTGGGGCTGACCGAGATCTCGGTCGACTATGCGAGCCCCGCGGTCAAGGGGCGGAAGATCTGGGGCGGCCTGGTGCCCTGGGATCAGGTGTGGCGGACCGGGGCCAACGCAGCCACGAAGATCACCTTCGGCAACGACGTGACGTTCGGCGGCAAGCCAGTGCCCGCGGGCACCTACGCGGTTGTCACCATTCCCACGGAGAAGGGCTGGACGGTCGTGCTGAACAAGGAGCTGGGCCTGTTCGGCGGCGGGAAGAGCTATGACGCCAAGGACGACGTCGTGCGCGTCTCCGCGACGGTCTCCGAGATTCCCGCCCGCGAGCGCCTGACGTTCCTCTTCTCCAACACCACCGATGACCAGACGTCGCTGGATCTGGAGTGGGAGAAGCTGCGCGTCTCGGTGCCCGTCCAGGTCAAGACGGCCGAGCTGGCCCAGCAGAACATCAAGGCCGCCGTGGAGAACTCGTGGCGCTCGCTGGCCAACGCGGGCCGCTACGTGGCCGACAGCTCCAAGGACTACCCCACGGCGCTCAAGTACCTGGACAACTCGCTGGCCATCCAGTCGCACTGGTACAACAACTGGCTCAAGGCCGACGTCCTGGCCCGCTCGGGCAAGTACGCCGAGGCGCGCAAGTTCGCGCAGACCTCCTGGGACCTGGGCCAGAAGGACGGCGGGAACTTCTTCTTCAAGGACACGGTCGCCAAGGCGCTCGCGGACTGGAAGGGCAAGAAGTAG
- the bshA gene encoding N-acetyl-alpha-D-glucosaminyl L-malate synthase BshA, whose translation MSAPLNLAITCFPTFGGSGMVATEIGLAMADRGHRVHFIARDLPVRLHGMTRKVIFHEVTESDYPALAHSGTYPLALASKMIEVASYEHLDILHVHYAVPHATAAWMAREVLGSQAPRIVTTLHGTDTTLVGTDPTYLPITRFSILRSDVVTTPSMFLRRATWEGFGIPSGSLPIEVIPNFVDTERYAPRRDRAHVRALFPGLADGEPVLIHVSNFRPVKRIADVVSVFTRVHREHPCRLVMIGDGPERSPAERRVRELGLEDRVAFLGKQESFAEVLAASDVFLLPSEQESFGLAALEALSCGIPVVASDIGGIPEQVEHGARGYLAPMGNVEAMAGHVLALVRDPERWGRFSHNARQHVLKHFQLAPAIDRYEAIYRRLAGGAAPR comes from the coding sequence ATGAGCGCCCCCCTCAATCTGGCCATCACCTGCTTTCCCACCTTTGGAGGCAGCGGCATGGTCGCGACCGAGATCGGCCTGGCGATGGCCGACCGCGGCCACCGCGTCCACTTCATTGCCCGGGACCTTCCGGTCCGCCTCCACGGCATGACGCGGAAGGTCATCTTCCACGAGGTCACCGAGAGCGACTACCCGGCGCTCGCCCACTCGGGGACATACCCGCTGGCGCTGGCCTCCAAGATGATCGAGGTCGCCAGCTACGAGCACCTGGACATCCTGCACGTCCACTATGCCGTGCCGCATGCCACGGCGGCCTGGATGGCCCGCGAAGTCCTCGGCAGCCAGGCGCCGCGCATCGTCACGACGCTCCATGGCACCGACACCACGCTCGTCGGGACGGACCCCACCTACCTGCCCATCACCCGCTTCTCCATCCTGCGCAGTGACGTGGTCACCACGCCCTCGATGTTCCTGCGGCGCGCCACCTGGGAGGGCTTCGGCATCCCCTCGGGCTCCTTGCCCATCGAGGTCATCCCCAACTTCGTCGACACGGAGCGCTATGCGCCCCGGCGCGACCGGGCCCACGTGCGCGCGCTCTTTCCCGGCTTGGCAGACGGCGAGCCGGTGCTCATCCACGTCTCGAACTTCCGGCCCGTCAAACGCATCGCCGACGTGGTGTCCGTCTTCACCCGCGTCCACCGCGAGCACCCGTGCCGGCTGGTGATGATTGGGGATGGTCCGGAGCGCTCCCCCGCCGAGCGCAGGGTGCGGGAGCTGGGCCTGGAGGACCGGGTGGCCTTCCTGGGCAAACAGGAGAGCTTCGCCGAGGTGCTCGCCGCCTCCGATGTCTTCCTCCTGCCGAGTGAGCAGGAGAGCTTCGGCCTCGCCGCGCTCGAGGCGCTGAGCTGCGGCATCCCGGTGGTCGCCAGCGACATCGGCGGCATCCCCGAGCAGGTCGAGCACGGGGCGCGGGGCTACCTGGCGCCGATGGGCAACGTGGAGGCCATGGCGGGCCATGTCCTCGCGCTCGTGCGCGACCCGGAGCGCTGGGGCCGCTTCTCCCACAACGCCCGCCAGCACGTCCTCAAGCACTTCCAGCTCGCCCCGGCCATCGACCGCTACGAGGCCATCTACCGTCGGCTGGCCGGGGGAGCCGCTCCCCGCTGA
- the bshB1 gene encoding bacillithiol biosynthesis deacetylase BshB1 has translation MSAAEPAYGLEVLAFGPHPDDVELFCGGLLAQMARLGHRTGIVDLTRGEKSSRGTPETRAAETEAASRVLGLTVRENLGLPDGWVDPWAGFEAPEAERARTAPVTRIVEVLRRLRPELVLVPWQQERHPDHEATSELVTRALFFASVRKFETAPVHPPFTPRQVLYYPMRHLAEPSFVADVTAVHGQKMAAVRCYASQVEARAEGPPTLVGSPLSLTSLEARDRFYGAQIGVAHGEPYVLRETLGLVDPVEHFRRNSFARPLFFPAPR, from the coding sequence ATGAGCGCCGCCGAGCCCGCCTACGGACTGGAAGTCCTCGCCTTCGGGCCTCACCCGGACGACGTCGAGCTCTTCTGTGGGGGACTCCTGGCCCAGATGGCGCGCCTGGGCCACCGCACCGGCATCGTGGACCTGACGCGCGGGGAGAAGAGCTCGCGCGGCACCCCCGAGACCCGCGCCGCCGAGACCGAGGCGGCCTCCCGCGTGCTGGGGCTCACCGTCCGCGAGAACCTCGGCCTGCCCGATGGGTGGGTGGACCCGTGGGCAGGCTTCGAGGCGCCCGAGGCCGAGCGCGCCCGCACCGCCCCCGTCACGCGAATCGTCGAGGTGCTGCGCCGCCTGCGCCCCGAGCTCGTGCTCGTCCCCTGGCAACAGGAGCGCCACCCGGACCACGAGGCCACCAGCGAGCTGGTGACCCGGGCGCTGTTCTTCGCCTCGGTCCGCAAGTTCGAGACCGCGCCTGTCCACCCGCCCTTCACGCCCAGGCAGGTGCTCTACTACCCCATGCGCCACCTGGCCGAGCCGAGCTTCGTCGCCGACGTGACGGCGGTCCACGGCCAGAAGATGGCGGCCGTCCGGTGTTACGCCAGCCAGGTGGAAGCCCGCGCGGAGGGGCCTCCCACGCTGGTGGGCTCGCCGCTGTCGCTCACCTCGCTCGAGGCCCGGGACCGCTTCTACGGGGCCCAGATTGGCGTCGCTCACGGCGAGCCGTACGTCCTGCGCGAGACGCTGGGGCTCGTCGATCCGGTGGAGCATTTTCGCCGGAATTCCTTCGCCCGGCCCCTGTTCTTCCCCGCCCCCCGATGA
- the bshC gene encoding bacillithiol biosynthesis cysteine-adding enzyme BshC, producing the protein MASSFSASWMRGDPRALEFLPDRYRHPSARAEAVAAAASRTVAPALHAALVARQARLAPSPARERNLALLARPGTVAVVTGQQVGLFLGPLFTVYKAASAIVTARALAEETGRPCVPIFWLQTEDHDLPEIDHCLVPRASADPLRVALGRPDAASSRIPVAHCQLGGGIPEALAALRAELGGLPHADEHLALLERAYRPEATLADAFAEVLSTLFADEGLLFLDPRDPRLAPLAAPVHRRSIEAATAIASGLAERGRALAEAGFSEQVHLRPGSPLGFFSPGGPEGARYRLDPAPSPGTWSLVGHPEGACVTTAELLSWLEREPLRFTTSALLRPMLQDTWLPTAAYVGGPGEIAYFAQLAPLYAHAGLPMPLIVPRARFRVIDDRARRLLETLGLSPDDAATPRDALLARLAARNPVEAFEPPEALQARLVGAFDAELARLGERTAAFEPGFARALERTRRTVHGGVSRLVARYGRTLAQRDQVTSGRVERLQAYLFPDGAPQERIHGLPYYACRFGGGAFTRQVLDACVPFSGGLKDLKP; encoded by the coding sequence GTGGCCTCTTCGTTTTCCGCTTCCTGGATGCGCGGTGATCCGCGCGCGCTCGAATTTCTCCCGGACCGCTACCGGCACCCGTCCGCCCGCGCCGAGGCCGTGGCCGCCGCGGCCTCGCGCACCGTCGCCCCCGCGCTCCACGCGGCGCTGGTGGCCCGCCAGGCACGCCTCGCGCCGAGCCCCGCCCGGGAGCGGAACCTGGCGCTGCTGGCCCGCCCCGGCACGGTGGCCGTGGTGACCGGGCAGCAGGTGGGCTTGTTCCTCGGTCCGCTCTTCACGGTCTACAAGGCCGCCTCCGCCATCGTCACCGCTCGCGCCCTGGCCGAGGAGACGGGACGGCCCTGCGTTCCCATCTTCTGGTTGCAGACCGAGGACCACGACCTGCCGGAGATCGACCACTGCCTCGTTCCGCGCGCCTCGGCGGACCCGCTGCGGGTGGCCCTCGGGAGACCCGACGCGGCCAGCTCGCGCATCCCGGTGGCCCACTGCCAGCTCGGAGGGGGCATCCCCGAGGCACTCGCCGCGCTGCGCGCCGAGCTGGGCGGCCTGCCCCACGCGGACGAGCACCTGGCGCTGCTGGAGCGCGCTTACCGTCCCGAGGCCACGCTGGCGGACGCCTTCGCCGAGGTCCTCTCCACCCTCTTCGCGGACGAGGGGCTCCTGTTCCTCGATCCGCGCGACCCCCGCCTCGCCCCCCTCGCCGCACCGGTCCACCGCCGGTCCATCGAGGCCGCCACGGCCATCGCCAGCGGCCTCGCCGAGCGGGGCCGGGCGCTCGCCGAGGCGGGCTTCTCCGAGCAGGTGCACCTGCGCCCAGGCTCCCCCCTCGGCTTCTTCTCGCCCGGTGGCCCCGAGGGCGCGCGCTACCGCCTCGACCCGGCCCCGTCTCCGGGCACCTGGAGCCTCGTGGGCCACCCGGAGGGCGCCTGCGTGACGACGGCCGAGCTCCTCTCGTGGCTGGAGCGTGAGCCGCTCCGCTTCACCACCTCGGCCCTCTTGCGTCCGATGCTTCAGGACACCTGGCTCCCCACGGCGGCCTACGTCGGCGGCCCCGGAGAGATCGCCTACTTCGCGCAGCTCGCCCCCCTCTATGCGCACGCCGGGCTGCCCATGCCGCTCATCGTCCCGCGCGCCCGGTTCCGCGTGATTGATGACCGCGCGCGCCGTCTGCTCGAGACGCTGGGCCTCTCGCCCGATGACGCGGCCACCCCACGGGACGCGCTGCTGGCCCGCCTCGCCGCCCGGAATCCCGTGGAGGCCTTCGAACCGCCCGAGGCCCTCCAGGCACGCCTCGTGGGCGCGTTCGATGCCGAGCTCGCCCGCCTCGGTGAGCGCACGGCCGCCTTCGAGCCGGGCTTCGCCCGGGCCCTCGAACGCACCCGCAGGACGGTTCACGGAGGCGTCTCCCGCCTGGTGGCGCGCTACGGCCGCACCCTGGCCCAGCGCGATCAGGTCACCTCCGGGCGCGTGGAGCGCCTCCAGGCCTATCTGTTCCCGGACGGTGCGCCGCAGGAACGCATCCACGGCTTGCCCTACTACGCTTGCCGCTTCGGCGGCGGCGCCTTCACGCGCCAGGTCCTCGACGCGTGCGTGCCGTTCTCCGGCGGCCTGAAGGACCTGAAGCCATGA
- a CDS encoding PIG-L family deacetylase codes for MRTWVIFGLAVAMSLGVSSVALGQPARQPHAGEIALGIRRLGVTGSVLYVAAHPDDENTRLLAWWAGGRGLRAGYLSMTRGDGGQNLIGTEQDELLGLIRTNELLAARRVDGAEQMFTRARDFGYSKSADETLRIWGHDEVLADVVLAIRRFQPDVIVTRFTPKPPNHGHHTASALLAAEAFTAAADPSRFPEQLGELKPWKADRLLNNVSTWNLAPGADMSAYLKTDAGGYEPLLGRSWGEVSAESRSQHRSQGFGVAAERGPLLEYFAPLAGTRPKAEPFEGLDLTWRRWGGTEKVIQAIDAASGGFDPRAPHLSIPALLRVHEALSALPEGHPWKALKLRETEALVAACAGLFLEARAAEASAVPGGQVTLNLVALNRSPAALRLVSVTLPGGESVQARAELSGDKPFTLSRPVAIPADARISTPYWLRQPVAGGLYALEAQDRALTGRPEGEPALAVTFVYETGGKRFQVVRPAVYAWTDPVRGELYRAFEIAPAVTATLEREVLMFPNGLPQSVQVVLAAGQADAAGKVRLEVPSGWRVEPAEVPFQLAARGDERTVRFQLTPPKGASERARLRAVVEGGGRSESWRVRTVTHEHIPPQVVRQPSEAALVPVALTPKVRRVGYIPGPGDRVAESLAAVGYDVTVLPEERLASEKLERFEAILVGVRAFNASPRLALHRERLLRYVEGGGRLVVQYNTNSRVGPLTAFVGPYPLEIGRERVTDETAAMTPVNPQELLLRSPNRLGPADFEGWVQERGLYFASTWDDHYQPVFSMNDPGEPPLRGGLLVARHGKGTFIYTGIAFFRQLPAGVPGAYRLLANLLAP; via the coding sequence ATGCGCACCTGGGTCATCTTTGGATTGGCAGTGGCCATGAGCCTTGGCGTCTCTTCGGTGGCACTTGGGCAGCCAGCCCGGCAACCCCACGCGGGGGAGATTGCCCTGGGCATCCGGCGCCTGGGGGTGACGGGCAGCGTGCTCTATGTGGCGGCCCACCCCGACGACGAGAACACCCGGCTGCTGGCCTGGTGGGCGGGCGGGAGGGGCCTGCGCGCGGGCTACCTCTCGATGACGCGCGGAGACGGGGGACAGAACCTCATCGGGACCGAGCAGGACGAGCTGCTCGGGCTCATCCGCACGAACGAGCTGCTCGCGGCGCGCCGCGTCGATGGCGCCGAGCAGATGTTCACGCGCGCGCGGGACTTCGGCTACTCGAAGAGCGCGGACGAGACGCTGCGCATCTGGGGCCATGACGAGGTGCTGGCCGATGTCGTGCTCGCCATCCGCCGCTTCCAGCCGGATGTCATCGTGACGCGCTTCACCCCGAAGCCGCCGAACCACGGGCACCACACCGCCTCGGCGCTCCTGGCCGCGGAGGCGTTCACCGCCGCGGCGGATCCTTCGCGGTTTCCCGAGCAGCTCGGGGAGCTGAAGCCGTGGAAGGCGGACCGGCTGCTGAACAACGTCTCGACCTGGAACCTGGCGCCGGGGGCCGACATGTCCGCCTACCTCAAGACCGATGCCGGGGGATACGAGCCGCTCCTGGGGCGCTCCTGGGGCGAGGTCTCGGCGGAGAGCCGCAGCCAGCACCGGAGCCAGGGCTTCGGGGTGGCCGCCGAGCGCGGGCCCCTGCTGGAGTACTTCGCCCCCCTCGCCGGGACGCGCCCGAAGGCAGAGCCCTTCGAGGGGCTCGACCTCACGTGGCGGCGGTGGGGCGGCACGGAGAAGGTCATCCAGGCCATCGATGCGGCGTCGGGCGGGTTCGACCCGCGCGCGCCCCACCTGAGCATCCCGGCGCTCCTGCGCGTCCACGAGGCGCTCTCGGCCCTGCCGGAGGGCCACCCGTGGAAGGCCCTCAAGCTGCGCGAGACCGAGGCGCTGGTGGCCGCGTGCGCGGGGCTGTTCCTGGAGGCCCGCGCGGCGGAGGCGTCGGCCGTGCCAGGCGGCCAGGTGACGTTGAACCTGGTGGCCCTGAACCGCTCGCCCGCCGCGCTCCGGCTGGTGAGCGTGACGCTGCCAGGCGGCGAGTCCGTGCAGGCCCGCGCGGAGCTGTCCGGAGACAAGCCCTTCACGCTCTCCCGGCCGGTGGCCATCCCCGCGGATGCGCGGATCTCGACGCCCTACTGGCTCCGGCAGCCCGTTGCCGGTGGCCTCTATGCCCTGGAGGCCCAGGACCGCGCGCTCACCGGCCGGCCCGAAGGCGAGCCGGCCCTGGCGGTGACGTTCGTTTACGAAACCGGCGGCAAGCGCTTCCAGGTGGTCCGCCCGGCCGTCTACGCCTGGACGGATCCGGTGCGCGGTGAGCTCTACCGGGCCTTCGAGATCGCCCCGGCCGTGACGGCGACGCTGGAGCGGGAAGTCCTCATGTTCCCCAACGGCCTGCCTCAGTCCGTGCAGGTGGTGCTGGCCGCGGGCCAGGCGGATGCGGCGGGCAAGGTCCGGCTCGAGGTGCCGTCCGGCTGGCGCGTGGAGCCGGCCGAGGTGCCCTTCCAGCTCGCCGCGCGCGGGGATGAGCGCACCGTCCGTTTCCAGCTCACCCCGCCCAAGGGGGCGAGTGAGCGGGCGCGGCTGCGCGCCGTCGTCGAGGGTGGCGGCCGTTCCGAGTCCTGGCGTGTGCGCACCGTGACGCATGAACACATCCCCCCGCAGGTGGTGCGCCAGCCCTCCGAGGCGGCCCTGGTGCCGGTGGCCCTCACCCCGAAGGTCCGGCGGGTGGGCTACATCCCCGGGCCGGGAGACCGGGTGGCCGAGAGCCTCGCGGCCGTCGGGTATGACGTGACGGTGCTTCCCGAGGAGCGCCTGGCGTCCGAGAAGCTCGAGCGGTTCGAGGCCATCCTGGTCGGGGTTCGCGCCTTCAACGCCTCCCCCCGGCTCGCCCTCCACCGCGAGCGGTTGCTGCGGTACGTGGAGGGGGGAGGGCGGCTGGTGGTCCAGTACAACACCAACAGCCGGGTGGGGCCGCTCACCGCCTTCGTGGGGCCGTATCCGCTGGAGATCGGCCGAGAGCGCGTGACGGACGAGACCGCGGCGATGACGCCCGTGAACCCCCAGGAGCTGCTCCTGCGCTCCCCCAACCGCCTCGGCCCCGCGGACTTCGAGGGCTGGGTCCAGGAGCGTGGGCTCTACTTCGCTTCGACCTGGGATGACCACTACCAGCCCGTGTTCTCCATGAACGACCCGGGCGAGCCGCCGCTCCGGGGCGGCCTGCTGGTGGCCCGCCATGGCAAGGGCACCTTCATCTACACGGGCATCGCGTTCTTCCGTCAACTTCCCGCGGGCGTGCCCGGTGCGTACCGGCTGCTCGCGAACCTCCTCGCCCCATGA
- a CDS encoding sodium:solute symporter, protein MTLLDWLVLVGSTAFIVGWGLWRSRGESRTTEGFLRGGQDLRWPTIGLSVMATQASAITFLSVPGQAYEDGMRFVQFYFGLPIAMVIISAVFVPIYYRLNVLTAYEYLESRFDLKTRLLGALLFLIQRGLASGITLYAPSIILSAIFGWPLEPTILVMGALVILYTVTGGSKAVSQTQKQQMVVMLGGMAVAALVIVWRLPGHVSFSRAVDVAGALGRMNVVSFDFDFQDRYNIWSGLTGGLFLSLSYFGTDQSQVGRYLTGRSVAESRLGLLFNGVLKIPMQFLILFVGLLVFVFYQFTAPPLLFNQPLRSRVQATAQAGEFAALEEKWLQVQAQKRAEADRYVAARDAGDPAAEAGARERLQAAARTAETIRKEAKAVVSRALPGSETKDSDYIFISFVRDWMPSGLVGLLITVILAAAMSSIASELNALGATTTVDFYRRLLRRDATDRQVLVASKLCTVLWGFVAVAFASFASLLDNLIQAVNILGSLFYGTVLGLFLVAFFLRHVRGNAVFVAALISQGMVLGLFVFSSIGYLWFNVIGCALTVVLGLILQALLPQPPSGASGAAASPSS, encoded by the coding sequence GTGACACTGCTCGACTGGCTGGTTCTCGTTGGCTCAACGGCGTTCATCGTGGGGTGGGGGCTCTGGCGGTCGCGCGGCGAGAGCCGCACCACGGAGGGCTTCCTGCGGGGAGGCCAGGATCTGCGCTGGCCCACCATTGGCCTGTCCGTCATGGCCACGCAGGCGAGCGCCATCACCTTCCTCTCCGTCCCGGGCCAGGCCTACGAGGACGGGATGCGCTTCGTGCAGTTCTACTTCGGCTTGCCGATCGCGATGGTGATCATCAGCGCGGTCTTCGTGCCCATCTACTACCGGCTGAACGTCCTCACCGCCTACGAGTACCTGGAGTCGCGCTTCGACCTGAAGACCCGCCTGCTCGGCGCGCTGCTCTTCCTCATCCAGCGGGGACTGGCCTCCGGCATCACCCTCTACGCGCCGTCCATCATCCTCTCGGCGATCTTCGGCTGGCCGCTGGAGCCCACCATCCTGGTCATGGGCGCCCTGGTCATTCTCTACACCGTGACGGGCGGCTCCAAGGCCGTCAGCCAGACGCAGAAGCAGCAGATGGTGGTCATGCTCGGGGGCATGGCGGTGGCGGCCCTCGTCATCGTGTGGCGGCTGCCCGGGCACGTCTCCTTCTCGCGGGCCGTCGACGTCGCGGGGGCCCTGGGCCGGATGAACGTGGTCAGCTTCGATTTCGACTTCCAGGACCGCTACAACATCTGGTCGGGCCTTACCGGCGGGCTGTTCCTGTCCCTGTCGTACTTTGGAACGGACCAGTCCCAGGTGGGCCGCTACCTGACGGGGCGCTCGGTGGCGGAGAGCCGCCTGGGGCTGCTCTTCAACGGCGTCCTGAAGATCCCGATGCAGTTTCTGATCCTCTTCGTCGGGCTCCTGGTCTTCGTGTTCTATCAATTCACCGCGCCGCCGCTGCTCTTCAACCAGCCCCTGCGCTCCCGGGTCCAGGCGACCGCGCAGGCGGGGGAGTTCGCCGCCCTGGAAGAGAAATGGCTCCAGGTGCAGGCACAGAAGCGCGCCGAGGCCGACCGGTACGTGGCGGCGCGTGACGCCGGGGACCCTGCCGCGGAGGCGGGCGCGCGCGAGCGGCTCCAGGCCGCCGCCCGGACGGCCGAGACGATCCGCAAGGAGGCCAAGGCCGTGGTCTCCCGGGCCCTGCCAGGCAGCGAGACGAAGGACTCGGACTACATCTTCATCTCCTTCGTGAGGGACTGGATGCCCAGCGGGCTCGTGGGGCTGCTCATCACCGTCATCCTGGCGGCGGCCATGAGCTCGATTGCCAGCGAGCTCAACGCCCTGGGCGCGACGACCACGGTCGACTTCTACCGGAGGCTCCTGCGCCGCGATGCGACCGACCGCCAGGTCCTGGTGGCCTCCAAGCTGTGTACCGTGCTCTGGGGGTTCGTCGCGGTCGCCTTCGCGAGCTTCGCCTCGCTGCTCGACAACCTCATCCAGGCGGTCAACATCCTCGGCTCGCTCTTCTACGGGACCGTGCTGGGCTTGTTCCTCGTGGCCTTCTTCCTCCGGCACGTGCGAGGCAATGCGGTCTTCGTCGCCGCACTCATCTCCCAGGGGATGGTGCTCGGCCTCTTCGTGTTCTCCTCCATTGGTTATCTCTGGTTCAACGTCATTGGTTGCGCGCTGACCGTCGTCCTGGGATTGATTCTCCAGGCCCTCTTGCCCCAGCCCCCCTCCGGGGCGAGCGGCGCGGCTGCCAGCCCCAGCTCCTAG